The following coding sequences are from one Gimesia sp. window:
- a CDS encoding GNAT family N-acetyltransferase, which translates to MNMNLTCTHHDLSLDPEIEQAAPFDDLQISFHAVQMEDLQPMSRFYQDWLALFEQDPHALLNHHPDYLLYLQPQLQKSFPDRPSYVMFCRHQGTLVAAGICCPKNLSTKTLRGIGPARVLQGYYLKGNGFLLQQAYQDDSAFLEFLLETTLKFFQQQHATFLFLEDVHLDSPVKACLDRLEGRCLTYSHTGYQPRSLIRFPENAADYWNQFRSKSRRKHRKMIRDNSHLKLVRITEPDQIADFLSAAHQVSKNSWQSQRLGLRVKNNDQEVSELMFYALHGALRSYLLMDGDRPVAFKISNQFQGIFNDLEFGFDLDYASDSPGETLLLLILEDLTEYDSPRTYDFGEGDAQYKQRYSSELTHSGAILLLPKTLKNKNLLCYLNASCWIDQTARNLLKTTGIYTGLRQLVRYGKLGSR; encoded by the coding sequence ATGAATATGAATTTAACCTGTACTCACCACGATCTGTCTCTCGACCCGGAAATAGAACAAGCCGCGCCGTTTGATGATCTCCAAATCAGTTTCCATGCCGTGCAGATGGAAGACCTGCAACCGATGTCCCGGTTCTATCAGGACTGGCTGGCACTGTTTGAACAGGATCCACACGCACTATTGAACCATCACCCGGATTACCTGCTGTATCTGCAACCGCAGTTACAGAAGTCGTTTCCGGATCGCCCCAGTTACGTGATGTTTTGCCGTCACCAGGGGACGCTGGTTGCAGCGGGTATCTGTTGTCCGAAAAATCTCAGTACGAAGACGCTGCGTGGTATAGGGCCGGCACGAGTGCTGCAAGGTTATTATTTAAAGGGAAACGGGTTTCTACTGCAGCAGGCATACCAGGATGATTCCGCGTTTCTCGAATTCCTGCTGGAAACCACATTAAAATTCTTTCAGCAGCAACATGCGACATTTCTGTTTCTGGAAGATGTCCATCTCGACTCGCCTGTGAAAGCCTGTCTGGATCGGCTAGAGGGACGCTGCCTGACCTATTCCCATACGGGATACCAGCCGCGCAGCCTGATCCGGTTCCCGGAAAATGCAGCTGACTACTGGAATCAGTTCCGGTCCAAATCACGTCGTAAGCATCGCAAAATGATCCGGGATAACAGCCATCTCAAGCTGGTGCGGATCACGGAGCCAGACCAGATTGCCGACTTTCTGAGTGCAGCTCACCAGGTTTCGAAAAACTCATGGCAGAGTCAACGACTGGGGCTACGTGTCAAAAATAATGATCAGGAAGTCAGCGAGTTGATGTTCTACGCGTTGCACGGTGCCCTGCGTTCTTATCTGCTGATGGACGGGGATCGCCCGGTAGCGTTCAAAATCAGTAACCAGTTCCAGGGAATCTTCAACGATCTCGAATTCGGGTTTGACCTGGATTATGCCAGCGATTCACCGGGTGAAACACTGTTGTTACTGATCCTGGAAGATCTGACGGAGTACGACTCGCCCCGCACTTATGATTTCGGTGAAGGCGATGCCCAATATAAGCAGCGCTACAGTTCCGAGCTGACCCATAGCGGTGCCATCTTACTGCTTCCCAAAACATTAAAAAACAAAAACCTGCTCTGCTATCTGAACGCTTCCTGCTGGATTGATCAGACAGCCCGAAACCTGTTGAAAACCACGGGAATCTATACCGGTCTGCGACAACTGGTGCGATATGGAAAACTGGGCAGCAGGTAA
- a CDS encoding glycosyltransferase — MSTIEINSSNETNAATQKSAARLRVCHLSLTLCTGGLERLLVDFARFHNAAEFELEFVALGEMGAPAEEIQKLGCPVIPFPLTASGKLGRIRQLKEFLLEKNYDLLHTHNAYPHFYGTLAGRLAGIPAIIQTRHGRRFGETFNERLQFALASRLANRVIPVSDDTGDRCRSVGWLNERKVTRIWNGIDVDRFAFSGPAAEMRAITVSRLSPEKDLATMLQAVRLVVDSIPEFELIIVGDGPERAKLEQITIELNLESHVRFLGERNDIPDLLTQAGFYVSSSLTEGISLTLLEAMSVGLPIVATAVGGNPEIVQQPETGLLVPAANASLLAEAICQMCTQPQKWLTMGQSARERVEQHFNVRSMIKDYEILYQQILNLQVK, encoded by the coding sequence ATGAGCACCATCGAAATCAATTCCAGCAACGAAACCAATGCCGCGACTCAGAAATCGGCAGCGCGGCTCCGGGTCTGTCATCTGAGCCTGACTCTGTGCACGGGCGGACTGGAACGTTTGCTGGTTGATTTTGCCCGGTTCCATAATGCAGCGGAGTTCGAACTCGAATTCGTCGCGCTGGGAGAGATGGGAGCTCCTGCGGAAGAAATCCAGAAGCTGGGATGTCCCGTCATTCCCTTTCCGTTGACTGCCTCGGGTAAGCTGGGACGCATCCGTCAGTTGAAGGAATTCTTGCTGGAGAAGAACTACGACCTGCTGCACACGCACAATGCGTACCCTCACTTTTACGGCACACTGGCCGGACGTCTCGCCGGGATCCCCGCGATCATTCAGACGCGTCATGGTCGCCGCTTCGGAGAGACCTTTAACGAGCGGCTGCAGTTTGCGCTGGCCAGCCGCCTGGCGAATCGCGTGATTCCTGTCTCGGACGACACAGGAGACCGCTGTCGCTCAGTGGGCTGGTTGAATGAGCGTAAAGTGACCCGCATCTGGAATGGGATCGACGTGGATCGGTTTGCCTTTTCCGGACCGGCGGCAGAGATGCGGGCGATTACTGTCTCGCGTCTGTCGCCTGAAAAGGATCTTGCAACGATGCTGCAAGCGGTGCGGCTGGTCGTTGATTCGATTCCTGAATTCGAGCTGATAATCGTAGGAGATGGTCCCGAACGCGCGAAACTGGAACAGATCACAATTGAACTCAACCTGGAATCCCATGTGCGTTTCCTGGGAGAGCGGAATGACATCCCTGACCTGCTGACTCAAGCCGGCTTTTACGTTTCTTCTTCTCTGACAGAAGGAATTTCACTGACCCTGCTGGAAGCGATGTCAGTTGGACTACCGATTGTGGCGACGGCCGTCGGTGGAAATCCGGAGATTGTCCAGCAACCGGAAACCGGACTGCTGGTCCCCGCGGCGAATGCGTCGCTGCTTGCGGAAGCCATCTGTCAAATGTGTACTCAGCCTCAGAAGTGGCTGACCATGGGCCAGTCGGCCCGCGAACGTGTCGAACAGCACTTCAATGTGCGTTCAATGATTAAGGACTACGAAATCCTGTATCAACAGATTTTGAATCTACAAGTTAAGTGA
- a CDS encoding GNAT family N-acetyltransferase has translation MTLLDCSHQTIDTLTNASATLETAQTLSLAQYDSSQRAACLEVWKTVEAQFSEVPLMCSHVWTSTWIEYFGDLVPYSFVVATKDNAPCGICLVTEGVAQFDGPLAVNTLHLGTAGEPASDSACVEYNALLVPTELQSDFMQGLMGLLERNKTWDAIHFDGFASDELDAWNLPVSEEGYRKIESRYFDLKLIREEEREVISGFGYSTRKNLRKNMKSYGDLNGQWAESVAEAEDIFADLVELHQARWQKEGEPGSYASQRFTDFHKALIQKLVPSGQMGLFRVKLGNDIIGCVQVLIDRNRVLCYQGGSAEYQGKLSPGVIADYLCIEECFRRGFDAYDFLAGNSHHKQKMSTHHSYLTWAQVKRPRWKFTALNTLRKIKQTMQLIQKSNADEE, from the coding sequence ATGACTTTACTCGACTGTTCTCACCAGACGATTGATACGCTTACTAATGCTTCTGCGACACTGGAGACGGCGCAGACGCTGTCACTGGCTCAGTATGACAGCAGCCAGCGTGCAGCCTGTCTGGAAGTCTGGAAAACAGTAGAAGCACAATTCTCCGAGGTTCCCCTGATGTGTTCACACGTCTGGACGTCAACCTGGATCGAATACTTCGGCGACCTGGTCCCCTACTCGTTCGTTGTGGCGACCAAAGACAATGCCCCCTGCGGCATCTGCCTCGTGACCGAAGGGGTCGCGCAGTTCGACGGTCCGCTGGCTGTCAACACGCTGCACCTGGGAACGGCGGGGGAACCGGCGTCCGACAGTGCGTGTGTGGAATACAATGCGTTGCTCGTTCCCACTGAATTACAGTCTGACTTCATGCAGGGACTGATGGGACTGCTCGAGAGAAACAAAACCTGGGATGCAATTCACTTTGACGGATTTGCGAGCGATGAGCTGGATGCCTGGAACCTGCCCGTTTCCGAAGAGGGTTACCGCAAAATCGAAAGTCGCTATTTCGACCTGAAATTGATCCGGGAGGAAGAACGGGAAGTCATTTCCGGCTTTGGTTATTCCACCCGTAAAAATCTGCGGAAGAACATGAAATCATACGGCGACCTCAACGGACAATGGGCGGAGAGCGTTGCCGAAGCGGAGGACATCTTTGCGGATCTGGTCGAGTTACATCAGGCACGCTGGCAGAAAGAGGGGGAACCTGGTTCCTATGCCAGTCAGCGTTTTACCGATTTCCATAAAGCGCTGATTCAGAAGCTGGTTCCCAGCGGACAGATGGGGTTGTTCCGCGTCAAGCTCGGCAACGACATCATCGGTTGCGTGCAGGTCCTGATCGACCGCAACCGCGTGCTGTGCTACCAGGGTGGTTCTGCTGAATACCAGGGTAAACTGAGCCCGGGTGTGATCGCGGATTATCTCTGTATCGAAGAGTGCTTCCGTCGTGGCTTCGATGCCTATGATTTCCTGGCCGGTAACAGCCACCATAAGCAGAAGATGAGCACACATCACAGCTACCTCACGTGGGCACAGGTGAAGCGTCCCCGCTGGAAATTCACCGCATTGAATACCCTGCGGAAAATTAAACAGACCATGCAGCTGATTCAGAAATCGAACGCCGACGAGGAATGA
- a CDS encoding oligosaccharide flippase family protein → MNQRRSVKWNLCANWLNHGVSLLIGVFLMPYVLHILGDQQYGSWIFINAIAGYSGLLYLGFGQTISRYVAHYHAKEDWKHLNQVANVIFAIYLGMGFLALTAAGIIAWLAPHLSEWGSVPISEIRLVILILGLNVFVGLAGSVFGGVLMGIQRFDIERGVNLTSGILRLVLTVAFLRAEQGLLIIASVFLAVTLFENIGQCLFAFRQLKQFRISTKYMDWSILRECGSFSGFAFIDAIAWTLIEATDSIVIGIFFSPAMIVPYYIALRLTQFINMPIAQIGKVFMPRAGELNANEDHCALQKLVLNGVSLSFLLVTGFFIGAGFFGQTLINTWVGPGYPESHLLLIILLGARIVALPISIFRSVMYGMGNVKVPSLIYMGEALANLILSLILIQYLGLVGVALGTAIPILFAELGILLPYAMKKLDISRSRLLRYAIGPTIAPLLALLAYSYCLPHFFEIRNSWVALVCIACGGGAFLAGTWLLFEKGNPLPKRTTS, encoded by the coding sequence ATGAATCAGCGTCGATCAGTAAAATGGAATCTCTGTGCCAACTGGCTCAACCATGGGGTGAGCCTGTTGATCGGCGTATTCCTCATGCCTTACGTACTGCACATTCTGGGCGACCAGCAGTACGGAAGCTGGATTTTCATCAACGCGATCGCCGGCTATTCGGGCTTGCTCTACCTGGGCTTTGGCCAGACGATCAGCCGGTATGTGGCGCATTATCACGCCAAGGAGGACTGGAAACACCTGAACCAGGTGGCGAACGTGATTTTCGCGATTTACCTGGGAATGGGTTTCCTGGCATTGACGGCAGCCGGCATCATTGCCTGGCTGGCGCCCCATCTGAGTGAATGGGGATCGGTGCCAATCTCCGAAATCCGACTCGTCATCCTGATTCTGGGCCTGAACGTATTTGTCGGCCTGGCAGGCAGCGTGTTTGGCGGCGTGCTGATGGGCATTCAGCGGTTTGACATTGAACGCGGAGTCAACCTGACCAGTGGGATTCTGCGTCTGGTTCTGACCGTGGCGTTCCTGAGAGCCGAACAGGGACTGCTGATTATCGCCTCGGTGTTCCTCGCGGTCACCCTGTTTGAAAACATCGGGCAGTGCCTGTTTGCGTTTCGCCAGTTGAAACAGTTCCGCATCAGCACAAAGTATATGGACTGGTCGATCCTCCGGGAATGTGGCTCGTTCAGTGGGTTTGCCTTCATCGATGCCATCGCCTGGACCCTGATCGAGGCCACCGATTCCATAGTGATCGGGATCTTCTTCAGTCCAGCCATGATCGTCCCTTATTACATCGCGTTACGACTGACACAGTTTATCAATATGCCGATTGCCCAGATCGGCAAGGTCTTCATGCCTCGGGCAGGAGAGTTGAATGCCAATGAGGACCACTGTGCCTTACAGAAGCTGGTTCTGAACGGCGTGTCCCTTTCCTTTCTGCTGGTGACCGGTTTTTTCATCGGCGCAGGCTTTTTCGGACAGACGTTGATCAACACCTGGGTGGGCCCCGGATATCCGGAGAGTCATCTACTGCTGATAATTCTGCTGGGCGCCCGGATCGTGGCACTACCGATCTCGATCTTCCGCTCGGTGATGTACGGCATGGGGAATGTGAAAGTCCCGTCCCTGATTTACATGGGAGAAGCGCTGGCCAACCTGATTTTATCGCTGATTTTGATCCAGTATCTGGGACTGGTTGGCGTGGCACTGGGGACCGCGATTCCGATTCTGTTTGCAGAGCTTGGCATCCTGCTCCCCTATGCAATGAAAAAACTGGATATCTCCCGGAGCCGACTGCTGCGTTATGCGATTGGACCAACCATCGCCCCGCTGCTGGCTCTATTGGCGTATTCCTACTGTCTACCGCATTTCTTTGAGATACGGAACTCATGGGTGGCACTGGTCTGTATTGCCTGTGGAGGGGGAGCCTTCCTGGCTGGAACCTGGCTGCTGTTTGAAAAAGGCAACCCTTTACCCAAACGAACCACGTCCTGA
- a CDS encoding O-antigen ligase family protein, with the protein MINQGNSSSPPAERAAPSTRMPDTQSMRAQNAAAPRRRPLPQSIIGGNSAPHNAYILFLLVNINLFLRPAELVPALKGLPIYEVLILSSFFLSLDQIKRVVQFPNLKRQPITLCVIGVLVAVAMSHLSHMYLYGVRTSTVAFLKTLIYYILLISIIDSPKRLKGLLKTVAISSSAMILLCVIDYAGIIDFEFIKHVSDRDGVSDAGEVIRVFRMRGTGIFQDPNDLSVLIVATGMLCLYFFNDPVKSSFRFLWIVSMIILMIGLLDTRSRGGLLTLGIAGMVFVLPKYGKKAAIVCAVVGVAGLTVLAGRQGNIDLNSGTGHDRILLWREGISALKSANLFFGIGQGEYSDMAGLAAHNSYVHAFTELGLFGGTLFIGCFFFAALGLYRLVRFQNASRGKPIMRNRELERYLPYACAILAAWCGGMMSLSRCYVVPTYMIVGVSAAYLNLAGASLARPTPIVYWNKQHQLWLIGISVGMLISIAIFVRIFAG; encoded by the coding sequence ATGATTAACCAAGGAAATTCATCCAGTCCTCCTGCCGAGCGGGCCGCTCCCAGTACGAGAATGCCCGATACGCAGAGCATGCGCGCTCAAAACGCGGCTGCTCCACGCCGCCGCCCCCTGCCTCAATCGATCATCGGGGGAAATTCGGCTCCCCACAATGCTTACATCCTGTTCCTGCTGGTCAACATCAATCTGTTTTTGAGACCCGCGGAGCTGGTTCCGGCTTTGAAGGGACTGCCGATCTATGAAGTGCTGATCCTGTCATCCTTCTTTCTGTCACTGGATCAGATCAAGCGTGTGGTGCAGTTTCCGAACCTGAAACGTCAGCCGATAACGCTGTGCGTGATTGGGGTGCTGGTCGCTGTGGCGATGTCACATTTATCGCATATGTACCTCTACGGGGTACGGACATCGACAGTCGCATTCCTGAAAACACTGATTTATTACATTCTACTCATCTCCATTATCGATTCTCCCAAGCGTCTGAAGGGACTGCTGAAAACGGTGGCGATCTCGTCATCGGCGATGATTCTGCTCTGTGTGATTGACTATGCCGGGATCATCGACTTTGAATTCATCAAACACGTCAGCGACCGTGACGGCGTCTCAGATGCGGGTGAAGTCATTCGCGTCTTCCGGATGCGGGGTACCGGGATCTTCCAGGATCCCAACGACCTGTCCGTACTGATTGTCGCCACCGGTATGCTGTGCCTCTACTTTTTCAACGATCCGGTCAAGAGCTCGTTTCGGTTCCTGTGGATCGTGAGCATGATCATCCTGATGATCGGTCTGCTGGATACCCGCTCACGCGGCGGCCTGTTGACTCTGGGCATCGCAGGCATGGTCTTCGTATTACCGAAATATGGTAAGAAAGCCGCGATTGTCTGCGCAGTCGTGGGTGTTGCCGGTCTGACAGTGCTCGCAGGGCGACAGGGCAATATTGACTTGAACTCCGGTACCGGACACGACCGAATTCTGCTCTGGCGCGAGGGGATCTCTGCCCTGAAGTCTGCGAATCTGTTTTTCGGAATTGGCCAGGGTGAATACTCTGACATGGCGGGGCTCGCGGCTCATAATTCATACGTCCACGCGTTTACGGAACTGGGGTTGTTTGGCGGTACCCTGTTCATCGGCTGTTTCTTTTTTGCTGCTCTGGGTCTGTATCGTCTGGTGCGTTTTCAGAATGCTTCCCGGGGAAAACCAATTATGCGGAACCGGGAACTGGAACGTTACCTGCCTTACGCCTGTGCGATCCTGGCAGCCTGGTGTGGCGGGATGATGTCACTCTCCCGCTGTTACGTGGTTCCTACCTACATGATTGTAGGAGTCTCTGCGGCTTATCTGAACCTGGCGGGAGCCAGTCTGGCGCGACCTACTCCCATCGTTTACTGGAATAAACAACATCAGCTCTGGCTGATTGGTATCAGTGTGGGAATGCTGATCTCGATTGCCATTTTTGTACGAATTTTCGCCGGCTGA